In Leishmania braziliensis MHOM/BR/75/M2904 complete genome, chromosome 14, the sequence AGATATACAGAagtatacacacacgcacacaccgacTGGACCCTCCGCACCGGCCTGTCTGCcctgcgcagccgcgccgctgcggtctTTCTTTGCTGTGTCTCTTCGTATGTTTAtatctgtgcgtgtgggcgggATCAGCCCTGGCGCCGCAGCTCTGTCGTCCGACCGAGCCCCCGCACTCTTTCACAGCGAAAGCGGTGGGGGCCACGAGTGGCAGTGCGGATCTGAGCCGCTGCCTTGGCGACTGCGTTCCACGTGACAGCTGTGAACGCAGTCTGTGGGTTGATGTGGCACGACGCGTGGTGACAGCCGCTTGAGTTTCTTGTCTTAGTTCGCGTATACCTTTTTCGATGCttcactctcttcctctccctcactccctccctcctttatttctctctctgggaGAGCAACGCCGTGCGCAACTGCAGGCACGtatgtgcgcgcgtgtgttttGACTATATCAGCGATCGCCTTTGCCTCCGTTCCACCGCTCTTCGTGGCGCGCTGAAATGTGCTTCGGCTTTGAAATCGCTCATCCCGGAATAGACGCCTGTTTTTATGTCTTCGACGCCTCTTCCGTGGGGATGGTGTTGGGGGCCAGTCGATTGGCGAGTGTACACCAGTGCCGTGGTGAAGTGCAAGCAATGCACTTGTTCTCGTTCGTACGCCGTGTGCCGGACCTCTCGCTCAACCCCGAATGTCTCGGCCACGATAGGGCAAAGCTTCTACGCGCCGCCCATACGATTCGAAAACATCGGAGTTGTCAGCTGGCAGCACCAAGTCCTACGCACTGCGCCCGTCATGACACTTGCCTTcttcctgcgccttctccacgTAGCGAGTCAAGACAAACGCGTTTCCTCgcccctttttccttccgCTTGTTGCTTCTGTAAGGTTGTGAGTTGCTCACCATCGCTCAAGGCGATCGTCTCTCGGTTCTTCCTGTGGGGCTGAATTCTCTGTCTTGCGCCTGTGCCAGCtgaccacacacgcatacacacatgcgAAATCATACAAAGACCGACTCCCCTGGCAAGTCGTAACGATGGGCTCTTTACTGGCTTCAATCGGAGAAAAATCCCCAAGTTGATTATCTTTAGAAGTGTTTCTCGGTTGTGTGCGCCCTTCTCACTTCTGCACAgtcgctcccccctctccctctctctcgcttaCTGTGCGCCGTCACAGGAACCAGTAACAGGGGTCTGATATGAGCTGCGAACTCTTATAGATAGCCTCTGCCACCCCCCTCGCGAGGTATGAGCCGGCTCCAACGCAACGTCGAGGGAGATGCGAGAAGTAAGGAGAGCCACATTCAACCCGGTACTGTGACTCTTCTCGAAGAGGTGCAGTGGGGATGGGACGGACCATTTTGCTGTTCGGCTTCAGCTGCGAGGGCGAAGGCCACACGTGCACGGTGGCTTCGAGTCTGTGCTACTTCCTCGACGAGGGCTTTAGCAGGGGCCTTATCAACACCTCTCGCTATGCCATACTCACGGACCGGCTCGGCATCGGTGACACTCTCTACCAGCACCTACAAGGCGTTGCCTGCACGCTGTTCTCGAAGAATGTTTTGGTCGCCGCGTTCTCCGATTTCCTTGCTACGTTGCGCTCCATGCAGCACTGGGCCCGCAGAGCGTCTGGCATTGTCGGCGGTGACATCACCATTGGATTTGGGCTGCTGCATTTGAGGCagttcagcagcaccactgccgcggTCTTCATTCTTGTGGCAAACCTCCTCATAGCGAACATGGATATCCTTTCCAAAGGTCACTACCGTCGCCTCCTGCGTCGCCATCCGCGCTGGTGCGCTGAGCTTGGCGCTTTGTTCTCACTTGCGATTGCTAATCACAGCGTGCATACGAGGTACACTGTCGGACACGAAGCTCCCACAGAGAGGTGTGCGCACCTGGGCCGCTGAGCAGGTTATGTTGGTGTTTTTCCCTGTTCTTACTCAACTGGTACGGCGAGTGCCTTGTGGACGTACGCGCTGCCAttagcagcagcgaggcatCCGCCAacctcctctccaccacccaccGATGATGTCTTCCGTGACAAGGAACCGAGCTTGGACCCCCCTTCCAAAATCTGCCGCGAGTGCGACTCCGGCTCATTGTCTAACGAGGTCGTCCGGGGCCCCACAGTGGCGCGATGCCGAAGGACTCCTAGGATGACGAGCCGGACGACAGTGTTGGCCTGGGGATCACCTCACGCTGCTACGGCGTTGTCGAGAACAAGGACGTGGCTTGGAGCAACTGTCGCAGCACCGTGCACAACGCTATCATGACGCGCGTCGTTATCTTTATGGGCTGCGTCACCATCTTCGTCCACTCCTGGGATTTACTGCACCGCGCTGTCGCCTTACgcatcgtcgccgctgctggcttCTTCCTGTTCCTTCCTTAAGTGATCGCCCAAGTCAACATGTACTTCTACCTGCGACTGGTGCTCGCTTTGAATTTTGATGGTGCTATGATCTGCTTCGACATGGCCAAGGCAGACAGCTACGCGGAGGGGCCACATTTCACGTGCGGCCTCTACACACGCGATGGCGTCTGTCGTCGGTTGTCTTGCTGGTAGTGCAGGTGTGGCGGCGTTCTTGTTCATCACCGCTAAGCACAGCTACCGACCCACTCTGACTGCCCCCAGACTCGCAGGGTCACTGCCTCCGTCTTCGACACTGCTAATGTGGAGCGCTGGAGCCTCGCCGTCGGCATCCTGGGCCACGCCATGTACCTCATGGGCGACGCCACTGTGTGTGAGGTGTGCTGCTACTTTGCCtgggcggcgacggcgctgctcatgCCGCGCGTCTGCCCGTGCGTCTCGGAGAGCATGATGCACGCCgtcggcgccggcagcggaaACCTGAACTCGAGCGTGGCGGGCACGACGGGCTCGACTCTGCTGGGGAGGGTGTGGTTGGCCGCGTCGGAAGGCATGGAGACGTACAGCTTCGGCAACTGCTGCTgagtggcgctgcgccgcggtgtTATTGCCTCCAGTAGACGGCGCTTCTTTTGTTAGGGTGGCCGCGGCTACGCAACACGATTTGTGCCCCACCATTTCGTGTGCACAGCACTGCCGTGGAGAAGCTGTGGCACGCCCTGACGGCATTCTGAgcgtggtgcagcaccatgaaggagagaggcgtgtcATGCTGGCTACACAGCTGTATGGGAATCTTGATAACTGGGAACACGGAGAGCTCCTCTCGGCTAAATCGCTGGACCTGGAGGCCGGACGCACACGCCACGATGGGGTGCGTGCGGAGGCGCTTCTCAGTGGTGGGCGATGCCCTTTGTGGATCGCTTCAATGTTATACATCGTAGGGGTGCGGGCATCAGGGGTGTTGCGTCATCGCCAGCATGTCCATGAAGTACTACAGCAACTCGAGGACTAGCCGCAGCGCCCGGTCGAGTGCTTGCTGCACGCCTGAGCGACGACTTTGATGACCTGCTGCCTGACGCACGGCAGCCCATCTGTAGTGTTCTCCTGATAAAGGCGGGGCTTTCGAGGCGCGCCTTGAGGAGTGCGTGCTTGAAGaaccgcagctgctgctacccCTGCGACCCTAAGACGGGGAAGGTGGGCTGTGTTGCTGGCTGAGGAACTGACGTCCTTTTCTTTCCACCGTCGAAAGTGGAAGATGAAGACGAGTGGTGTATATGCCAGTGAATACATCGATCCTGCCAGCAGCGGGGCCCCGTCGTCAACATTCAGGGTGAGAAGGGGCCCGCCGTCAtttccctcttccactgTGACACACAATTCTCGTGTATCACAGGCGTGACGCTGATGTGCGCCAGTGCGCGTCTACCGGCACGacgggctgctgctgctcctgcacggTATTTGGGGTGACCAGCCCACTGGGCGCCTAGTCGTACTGCAAAATCATTGCAGTGGTGCACATCGCTTGATGCTTCTCACATGCTTGGCGTCCACTGGCTACCACATCGACGGCATTGCGCGCGACTGTAGTCCTGCCAACGCCATGAAGGTCAAGTGCGTCGACGCAACTGACGACAGCACCCGCAAGTGTATTGTAAGCTACGCTTGTGCGGCAGACCCGGTAGCGCTGTATAAAGTGCTGGTCGCACCCTCGTGAGCCACGTGCAGGCGACTCCGCGGCAGCTTACGGCACGACGACGTCGCGGTGTCTCTGTTTCGCTGCACCATACGTGACAGCTTCGCTTCCTTCTGCTCTGCGTCCATTTTGTTTTGTGTAGGGCGTTATAAGCCGGATTTCATTCTTCTACGTGTTGCACGCTTGTCTTGTGCCTCCACTCGTACACGCGTGCTCGTTGCATCCTTTGGGTGTACAGTGCTGTTGCCTGCAGAAAGGTTTCTGCACTCTTTGACGGTGCGAGCTCAGACCACCAACAGCGCTACTCGTCCGTTCATCACGCTTTATTGTTCACTCACTGTCACGCTTCCTGCCATTTCCCTGCCCCCCCTACCCACCCCCTTGCCCGCTGCCTATCACACCGCTCTCCGCACCACCCCTTCGCCCGTCACCGCCCACCAACACTGGTGGGCATACGCCCATGCGCATGTCGAGCCATCTCTTagaagaagggaaaagaaaaaaagcgaaaaCGTTCTGCTCTTCGCGCCGCCGTCCTGcacctctccgccgcctgctgctcggtcatttgtgtctctctccgttCTCCTCAGGATCTGCCCCGGCGTATGCACTGCCGTGTCGCCCGCTGAGCAAGCACTATACTCCCATGAACGCGGACGAGCGCTACGAGCTTCTCCGCAGCGTCGGAGAGGAGTGCATTCAAGACGCTGAGCTACGGAGCCTCATAGAAAGGAAACCGGCGATTCGTTGCTACGACGGCTTCGAGCCCTCCGGCCGCATGCATATCGCCCAGGGCATCTTCAAGGCAGTCAATGTTAACAAGTGCACGACAGCCGGGTGCGAGTTCGTCTTCTGGGTGGCGGACTGGTTTGCGCTGATGAACGACAAGGTCGGgggcgagctggagaagaTTCGCATTGTTGGCCGGTACCTGATTGAAGTGTGGAAGGCGGCGGGCATGGACATGGACAAGGTCGTGTTTTTGTGGAGCAGCGAGGAGATTACGAACCACGCCGGCACGTACTGGCGCACGGTCCTCGACGTTGGTCGGCAGAACACGATCGCCCGCATCAAGAAGTGCTGCACCATCATGGGCAAGACAGAGGGTACGCTGACGGCCGCACAGGTGCTGTACCCGCTGATGCAGTGCACTGACATATTCTTCCTCAAGGCCGATATATGCCAGCTGGGCCTCGACCAGCGCAAGGTGAACATGCTCGCACGCGAATACTGCGACTTCATCGGTCGCAAGCTGAAGCCAGTCATTCTGTCGCACCACATGCTGGCGGGTCTGAAGCAGGGGCAGGCAAAGATGAGCAAGAGTGACCCAGACAGTGCCATCTTCATGGAAGACACCGAGGAAGATGTGACACGTAAGATACGCCAGGCTTACTGCCCGCGCGTCAAACAATCTGCCAACGTCATCACGGATGACGGAGCACCGGTCGCCACGGACGACCGCAACCCGGTGCTGGACTACTTCCAGTGTGTTGTCTACGCCAGACCCGGCGCGGTGGCCACTATTGACGGCGCCACGTACGCTACTTACGAAGACCTCGAACAGGCGTTCGTAAGCGACAAAGTCAGCGAGGTTGCCCTCAAGTCATGCCTGATTGATGAGGTGaacgcgctgctggcgccggtGCGCCAGCATTTTGCCTCGAACCCGGAGGCTCACGAGCTGCTGGAGACAGTCAAGTCGTACCGCAAAGATGGCGCGGTGTTGCCactggcagaggcggcgctcCCTGCTGCCCCCGAAAAGCCGCACGCGTGCATGTGGATGCCGGCGCTGGTGAAGGTGCCGCTAGATGTTGCGGAGGGCATGATCCAGGCGGCCAAGGACTTCATTGCTGCCCACTCAGAGGGCACGGTGACACTGGTGCTGCCGGACTGGTCCGCGGTGGCCAGTGACGAAATCACTGGGATGGAGAAGGACATCTCCGCTGCCCTGCATGTCAACTCTACGCTTCTCAAGGCGTATGGACTACCGGAGGCGGTGAAGCTCGTGATGGAGAACGACGTTATTCTCGGCAACCCCAACGACTTCTGGGTGAGCGTAATCGGCATTGCTCGCAAGAACCTGCTGAGCCATGTGGAGGAGCTCTACGGAGGAGAGCTGCGTAACGCCGGCCAGGTTATCGCGGCTCTCATGCGCGTTGCCACGACGCTGATGCTCTCCGCCTCGCACGTCATCTCGACCTCGCTGGATGGGCAGATTAACACCTTCGCCCGCGAGTACACGAAGGGGCGTATCGAGTGTCTGCAGGCACAGGAGGGGAGAGTCccggcgctgcatcgcccCGGCGCTGCCCCGGCGGTGCTCGGTGCCGACGACGTTCTCTACCTGGACGACAATGACATGGACATCCGCCGTAAAATCAAGAAGGCGTACTCGGCACCAAACGAGGAGGCCAACCCAATCATATCGGTTGCCCAGCACCTTCTCGCGCAGCAGGGAGTCCTCAGTATCGAGCGCGGCGAAGCCAACGGTGGCAGCGTGCGCTACGACACGCCAGAGGGCCTCGTTGcggactgcagcagcggcgctctccACCCTGCTGACCTCAAGGCAACGGTGTCACAACTGCTCCTGCACcggt encodes:
- a CDS encoding putative tyrosyl-tRNA synthetase; this encodes MNADERYELLRSVGEECIQDAELRSLIERKPAIRCYDGFEPSGRMHIAQGIFKAVNVNKCTTAGCEFVFWVADWFALMNDKVGGELEKIRIVGRYLIEVWKAAGMDMDKVVFLWSSEEITNHAGTYWRTVLDVGRQNTIARIKKCCTIMGKTEGTLTAAQVLYPLMQCTDIFFLKADICQLGLDQRKVNMLAREYCDFIGRKLKPVILSHHMLAGLKQGQAKMSKSDPDSAIFMEDTEEDVTRKIRQAYCPRVKQSANVITDDGAPVATDDRNPVLDYFQCVVYARPGAVATIDGATYATYEDLEQAFVSDKVSEVALKSCLIDEVNALLAPVRQHFASNPEAHELLETVKSYRKDGAVLPLAEAALPAAPEKPHACMWMPALVKVPLDVAEGMIQAAKDFIAAHSEGTVTLVLPDWSAVASDEITGMEKDISAALHVNSTLLKAYGLPEAVKLVMENDVILGNPNDFWVSVIGIARKNLLSHVEELYGGELRNAGQVIAALMRVATTLMLSASHVISTSLDGQINTFAREYTKGRIECLQAQEGRVPALHRPGAAPAVLGADDVLYLDDNDMDIRRKIKKAYSAPNEEANPIISVAQHLLAQQGVLSIERGEANGGSVRYDTPEGLVADCSSGALHPADLKATVSQLLLHRSAAARALLSGELKKSIATLRNMEKMAKRRSTNK